From one Triticum aestivum cultivar Chinese Spring chromosome 4B, IWGSC CS RefSeq v2.1, whole genome shotgun sequence genomic stretch:
- the LOC123095186 gene encoding inactive protein RESTRICTED TEV MOVEMENT 2, whose product MAAARTYVDFVPSHDLVEDNRKHTLVVNLPGFKKEHLRVQIDNYGRLRISGERPLEGGQWSRFRKEFQVPEGCDASGIRARLEKDDVLHVTMPRLTPLQDEPKAAADAAAEAEAARLAAAAAEEKKRQEEMEEDARKRHAGDEDGHATDEGEGARQAASAGGQAYGFARDRSRSGMVRALLLAVAVALVGAAGLYARYRWMDPSAETAPAGGAIFGHSDY is encoded by the exons ATGGCCGCCGCACGGACGTATGTCGACTTCGTGCCGTCACACGACCTCGTCGAGGACAACCGCAAGCATACCCTCGTCGTCAACCTCCCAG GGTTCAAGAAGGAGCACCTGAGGGTGCAGATCGACAACTACGGCCGGCTGAGGATCAGCGGCGAGCGGCCGCTCGAGGGCGGCCAGTGGAGCCGGTTCCGCAAGGAGTTCCAGGTCCCCGAGGGCTGCGACGCCAGCGGCATCCGCGCCAGGTTAGAGAAGGACGACGTCCTCCACGTCACCATGCCCAGGCTCACGCCCCTCCAGGACGAACCAAAGGCCGCGGCGGACGCTGCCGCCGAGGCAGAAGCTGCGCGGCTCGCCGCCGCTGCGGCAGAAGAGAAGAAGCGccaggaggagatggaggaggacGCGAGGAAGCGTCATGCGGGTGACGAGGACGGCCACGCCACCGACGAAGGCGAAGGCGCACGCCAGGCGGCGTCTGCCGGTGGGCAGGCGTACGGCTTCGCCAGGGACCGGAGCAGGAGCGGGATGGTGCGGGCACTCCTCCTCGCCGTGGCGGTGGCCTTGGTCGGCGCTGCTGGCCTGTATGCTCGGTACAGGTGGATGGATCCGTCGGCTGAGACGGCGCCGGCAGGTGGTGCCATCTTTGGTCACTCTGATTATTGA